A single Harpia harpyja isolate bHarHar1 chromosome 6, bHarHar1 primary haplotype, whole genome shotgun sequence DNA region contains:
- the SYPL1 gene encoding synaptophysin-like protein 1 has protein sequence MAGLRVDFGFFLEPLGFIKVLEWIFSIFAFATCGGFQGETTLLVSCKGVVNKTVTAAFAYPFRLNTVVFSAPDPKRCGGTWTDVYLVGNFSSSVQFFVTLAVLVFLYCIAALVVYIGYKHVYQQNSKFPLTDLAITAIIAFLWLVSTFAWAKALADIKMSTGASVIPGIKSCKAPGTTCRFASVTSMGTLNVSVVFGLLNMVLWGGNVWFVYKDTNLHNQSNRISQSPGIYPTQRGI, from the exons ATGGCTGGCTTGAGGGTGGACTTTGGCTTTTTCCTGGAGCCCCTGGGCTTCATTAAGGTCCTTGAGTgg ATTTTTTCTATCTTTGCTTTTGCCACATGTGGAGGCTTTCAAGGTGAAACGACCCTTCTAGTTTCCTGCAAAGGTGTGGTAAACAAAACAGTTACAGCTGCTTTTGCTTATCCATTCAG GTTGAATACTGTTGTATTTAGTGCACCAGACCCAAAACGCTGTGGTGGTACTTGGACTGATGTTTATCTCGTGGGCAACTTCTCCTCTTCTGTGCAGTTCTTTGTCACACTTGCAGTGCTGGTATTCCTCTACTGCATTGCTGCCCTTGTGGTATATATTGGATATAAGCATGTGTATCAGCAAAATAGCAAGTTTCCACTAACT GACTTGGCTATCACTGCCATAATAGCCTTTCTGTGGCTGGTCAGTACTTTTGCTTGGGCAAAGGCACTTGCTGACATCAAAATGTCCACAGGGGCCAGTGTTATTCCAGGAATTAAATCTTGCAAAGCACCAGGAACAACTTGTCGTTTTGCTTCTGTGACCAGCATGGGAACTCTGAATGTATCTGTG GTGTTTGGCTTGCTTAATATGGTTTTATGGGGAGGAAATGTTTGGTTTGTATACAAGGACaccaacctgcacaaccaatcAAACAGAATTTCTCAAAGTCCAGGAATATATCCAACTCAAAGAGGAATATAA